One stretch of Xiphophorus hellerii strain 12219 chromosome 21, Xiphophorus_hellerii-4.1, whole genome shotgun sequence DNA includes these proteins:
- the LOC116711601 gene encoding copine-3-like isoform X1 produces MASAAASAPGATHLATKVELTIWCENLMDMDVFSKSDPLCALYISTSGSHWYEFGRTEMILNCLNPKFARRFVIDYYFEMVQKLRFCVYDIDNSTYDLSDDDFLGELECTLGQIVSNRQMTRQLLLKDRRPAGHGTITICAEEITDTRVANFEVSARRLGKKFLWWSDPFLEFYKQTETGWQLAHRTEVVHNNLNPVWRPFRVSLRALCGGDVEKLIKVDCYDHHVNGSHDLIGSFRASLAEMLAGTHLSPAEFECVNSRKLRSKKYKNSGIICIKRCQVEKEYSFLDYVMGGCQINFTIAIDFTGSNGDPMSPQSLHYISPDGYNEYLQAIWAVGNVVIDYNSTKMFPVFGFGAEIPPSWQVSHEFPINFNPANPFCAGIEGVVQAYRQCLPQVKLWGPTNFSPIINHVACFARQALQQNAASQYFVLLILTDGVITDMDQTRAAIVAASRLPMSIIIVGVGGADFGAMEFLDSDDKLLLSPTGEAAARDIVQFVPFRHFHGNSLALAQSVLAELPDQVSSFFNAYKLKPPNVFGVPEPS; encoded by the exons ATGGCCTCAGCAGCTGCCTCGGCTCCCGGGGCCACTCACCTGGCCACCAAGGTGGAGCTGACCATTTGGTGTGAAAACCTGATGGACATGGACGTCTTCTCAAAGTCGGACCCCCTGTGCGCCCTTTACATCAGCACTTCTGGCTCCCACTGGTACGAG TTTGGGCGCACAGAGATGATCCTGAACTGCCTAAACCCAAAGTTTGCCAGGAGGTTTGTCATTGACTACTACTTTGAGATGGTGCAGAAGCTGAGGTTTTGCGTGTATGACATCGACAATAGTACGTATGACTTGAGTGATGATGATTTCTTGGGGGAACTCGAGTGCACACTTGGTCAG ATAGTTTCCAACAGGCAGATGACCCGACAGTTGCTGCTGAAGGACAGGAGACCTGCAGGCCACGGGACTATTACT ATATGTGCTGAAGAAATAACGGACACAAGAGTGGCAAACTTTGAAGTGTCGGCGAGAAGGCTTGGCAAAAAg TTTCTCTGGTGGTCCGACCCTTTCTTGGAATTCTACAAGCAGACAGAAACAGGGTGGCAGCTGGCTCACAGGACAGAG GTTGTTCACAACAACCTGAACCCAGTATGGAGACCTTTCCGTGTTTCGTTGCGAGCCCTCTGTGGGGGAGATGTGGAAAAACTAATAAAG GTGGATTGCTACGACCACCACGTGAACGGCTCGCACGACCTCATTGGGAGCTTTAGAGCCTCGCTAGCAGAGATGCTAGCAGGAACACACCTGTCACCT GCGGAATTTGAATGCGTCAACTCCAGAAAGTTGagaagcaaaaaatataaaaactctGGGATCATTTGCATAAAACGCTGCCAG GTAGAGAAGGAATATAGCTTCCTGGATTATGTGATGGGAGGATGTCAGATCAACTTTACG ATTGCCATTGACTTTACAGGCTCTAACGGCGACCCCATGTCCCCTCAGTCCCTTCACTATATCAGCCCTGACGGCTACAACGAATACCTGCAGGCCATCTGGGCCGTAGGTAACGTCGTCATAGACTACAACAG TACAAAGATGTTTCCAGTGTTTGGATTTGGAGCTGAGATCCCTCCATCAtggcag GTTTCTCACGAGTTTCCCATCAACTTCAATCCAGCAAATCCCTTCTGTGCAG ggATAGAGGGAGTGGTGCAGGCCTACCGGCAGTGTCTGCCTCAGGTGAAGCTGTGGGGTCCAACCAACTTCTCTCCAATCATCAACCACGTGGCCTGCTTCGCCAGACAAGCTCTCCAGCAGAACGCCGCGTCG CAATACTTTGTGCTGCTCATCCTCACAGACGGTGTGATCACAGACATGGACCAGACGCGCGCCGCCATCGTGGCGGCGTCCCGTCTGCCCATGTCCATCATCATAGTGGGCGTGGGCGGCGCGGACTTCGGCGCCATGGAGTTCCTGGACAGCGACGACAAACTGCTGCTGTCCCCCACGGGGGAGGCAGCCGCCAGAGACATCGTCCAGTTTGTGCCTTTCAGACATTTCCAT GGAAACAGCTTGGCCCTTGCCCAGAGCGTCCTGGCAGAGCTTCCTGACCAAGTGTCGTCCTTCTTCAACGCTTACAAGCTAAAACCACCGAACGTCTTCGGCGTGCCTGAGCCGTCCTAA
- the LOC116711601 gene encoding copine-3-like isoform X2, translated as MILNCLNPKFARRFVIDYYFEMVQKLRFCVYDIDNSTYDLSDDDFLGELECTLGQIVSNRQMTRQLLLKDRRPAGHGTITICAEEITDTRVANFEVSARRLGKKFLWWSDPFLEFYKQTETGWQLAHRTEVVHNNLNPVWRPFRVSLRALCGGDVEKLIKVDCYDHHVNGSHDLIGSFRASLAEMLAGTHLSPAEFECVNSRKLRSKKYKNSGIICIKRCQVEKEYSFLDYVMGGCQINFTIAIDFTGSNGDPMSPQSLHYISPDGYNEYLQAIWAVGNVVIDYNSTKMFPVFGFGAEIPPSWQVSHEFPINFNPANPFCAGIEGVVQAYRQCLPQVKLWGPTNFSPIINHVACFARQALQQNAASQYFVLLILTDGVITDMDQTRAAIVAASRLPMSIIIVGVGGADFGAMEFLDSDDKLLLSPTGEAAARDIVQFVPFRHFHGNSLALAQSVLAELPDQVSSFFNAYKLKPPNVFGVPEPS; from the exons ATGATCCTGAACTGCCTAAACCCAAAGTTTGCCAGGAGGTTTGTCATTGACTACTACTTTGAGATGGTGCAGAAGCTGAGGTTTTGCGTGTATGACATCGACAATAGTACGTATGACTTGAGTGATGATGATTTCTTGGGGGAACTCGAGTGCACACTTGGTCAG ATAGTTTCCAACAGGCAGATGACCCGACAGTTGCTGCTGAAGGACAGGAGACCTGCAGGCCACGGGACTATTACT ATATGTGCTGAAGAAATAACGGACACAAGAGTGGCAAACTTTGAAGTGTCGGCGAGAAGGCTTGGCAAAAAg TTTCTCTGGTGGTCCGACCCTTTCTTGGAATTCTACAAGCAGACAGAAACAGGGTGGCAGCTGGCTCACAGGACAGAG GTTGTTCACAACAACCTGAACCCAGTATGGAGACCTTTCCGTGTTTCGTTGCGAGCCCTCTGTGGGGGAGATGTGGAAAAACTAATAAAG GTGGATTGCTACGACCACCACGTGAACGGCTCGCACGACCTCATTGGGAGCTTTAGAGCCTCGCTAGCAGAGATGCTAGCAGGAACACACCTGTCACCT GCGGAATTTGAATGCGTCAACTCCAGAAAGTTGagaagcaaaaaatataaaaactctGGGATCATTTGCATAAAACGCTGCCAG GTAGAGAAGGAATATAGCTTCCTGGATTATGTGATGGGAGGATGTCAGATCAACTTTACG ATTGCCATTGACTTTACAGGCTCTAACGGCGACCCCATGTCCCCTCAGTCCCTTCACTATATCAGCCCTGACGGCTACAACGAATACCTGCAGGCCATCTGGGCCGTAGGTAACGTCGTCATAGACTACAACAG TACAAAGATGTTTCCAGTGTTTGGATTTGGAGCTGAGATCCCTCCATCAtggcag GTTTCTCACGAGTTTCCCATCAACTTCAATCCAGCAAATCCCTTCTGTGCAG ggATAGAGGGAGTGGTGCAGGCCTACCGGCAGTGTCTGCCTCAGGTGAAGCTGTGGGGTCCAACCAACTTCTCTCCAATCATCAACCACGTGGCCTGCTTCGCCAGACAAGCTCTCCAGCAGAACGCCGCGTCG CAATACTTTGTGCTGCTCATCCTCACAGACGGTGTGATCACAGACATGGACCAGACGCGCGCCGCCATCGTGGCGGCGTCCCGTCTGCCCATGTCCATCATCATAGTGGGCGTGGGCGGCGCGGACTTCGGCGCCATGGAGTTCCTGGACAGCGACGACAAACTGCTGCTGTCCCCCACGGGGGAGGCAGCCGCCAGAGACATCGTCCAGTTTGTGCCTTTCAGACATTTCCAT GGAAACAGCTTGGCCCTTGCCCAGAGCGTCCTGGCAGAGCTTCCTGACCAAGTGTCGTCCTTCTTCAACGCTTACAAGCTAAAACCACCGAACGTCTTCGGCGTGCCTGAGCCGTCCTAA
- the LOC116711601 gene encoding copine-3-like isoform X3, with protein sequence MASAAASAPGATHLATKVELTIWCENLMDMDVFSKSDPLCALYISTSGSHWYEFGRTEMILNCLNPKFARRFVIDYYFEMVQKLRFCVYDIDNSTYDLSDDDFLGELECTLGQIVSNRQMTRQLLLKDRRPAGHGTITICAEEITDTRVANFEVSARRLGKKFLWWSDPFLEFYKQTETGWQLAHRTEVVHNNLNPVWRPFRVSLRALCGGDVEKLIKVDCYDHHVNGSHDLIGSFRASLAEMLAGTHLSPAEFECVNSRKLRSKKYKNSGIICIKRCQVEKEYSFLDYVMGGCQINFTIAIDFTGSNGDPMSPQSLHYISPDGYNEYLQAIWAVGNVVIDYNSTKMFPVFGFGAEIPPSWQVSHEFPINFNPANPFCAGIEGVVQAYRQCLPQVKLWGPTNFSPIINHVACFARQALQQNAASGNSLALAQSVLAELPDQVSSFFNAYKLKPPNVFGVPEPS encoded by the exons ATGGCCTCAGCAGCTGCCTCGGCTCCCGGGGCCACTCACCTGGCCACCAAGGTGGAGCTGACCATTTGGTGTGAAAACCTGATGGACATGGACGTCTTCTCAAAGTCGGACCCCCTGTGCGCCCTTTACATCAGCACTTCTGGCTCCCACTGGTACGAG TTTGGGCGCACAGAGATGATCCTGAACTGCCTAAACCCAAAGTTTGCCAGGAGGTTTGTCATTGACTACTACTTTGAGATGGTGCAGAAGCTGAGGTTTTGCGTGTATGACATCGACAATAGTACGTATGACTTGAGTGATGATGATTTCTTGGGGGAACTCGAGTGCACACTTGGTCAG ATAGTTTCCAACAGGCAGATGACCCGACAGTTGCTGCTGAAGGACAGGAGACCTGCAGGCCACGGGACTATTACT ATATGTGCTGAAGAAATAACGGACACAAGAGTGGCAAACTTTGAAGTGTCGGCGAGAAGGCTTGGCAAAAAg TTTCTCTGGTGGTCCGACCCTTTCTTGGAATTCTACAAGCAGACAGAAACAGGGTGGCAGCTGGCTCACAGGACAGAG GTTGTTCACAACAACCTGAACCCAGTATGGAGACCTTTCCGTGTTTCGTTGCGAGCCCTCTGTGGGGGAGATGTGGAAAAACTAATAAAG GTGGATTGCTACGACCACCACGTGAACGGCTCGCACGACCTCATTGGGAGCTTTAGAGCCTCGCTAGCAGAGATGCTAGCAGGAACACACCTGTCACCT GCGGAATTTGAATGCGTCAACTCCAGAAAGTTGagaagcaaaaaatataaaaactctGGGATCATTTGCATAAAACGCTGCCAG GTAGAGAAGGAATATAGCTTCCTGGATTATGTGATGGGAGGATGTCAGATCAACTTTACG ATTGCCATTGACTTTACAGGCTCTAACGGCGACCCCATGTCCCCTCAGTCCCTTCACTATATCAGCCCTGACGGCTACAACGAATACCTGCAGGCCATCTGGGCCGTAGGTAACGTCGTCATAGACTACAACAG TACAAAGATGTTTCCAGTGTTTGGATTTGGAGCTGAGATCCCTCCATCAtggcag GTTTCTCACGAGTTTCCCATCAACTTCAATCCAGCAAATCCCTTCTGTGCAG ggATAGAGGGAGTGGTGCAGGCCTACCGGCAGTGTCTGCCTCAGGTGAAGCTGTGGGGTCCAACCAACTTCTCTCCAATCATCAACCACGTGGCCTGCTTCGCCAGACAAGCTCTCCAGCAGAACGCCGCGTCG GGAAACAGCTTGGCCCTTGCCCAGAGCGTCCTGGCAGAGCTTCCTGACCAAGTGTCGTCCTTCTTCAACGCTTACAAGCTAAAACCACCGAACGTCTTCGGCGTGCCTGAGCCGTCCTAA
- the rmdn1 gene encoding regulator of microtubule dynamics protein 1, with product MMAGRVLTRFVNRSLLEVAVGAKGERIRGSKRFFRTSASWIVGALGSGRAAFLLGLPVLSGLSYQALRKLQTSAVVCALNKDEVLEQADYLYSCADTEKLYQLLLQYKDSEDAEFLWRLARASRDLSLLPDTDAGRKKQLTFEAFEYAKRALERDDKCFAAHKWYAICLSDTGEFEGVKVKIGNSYIIREHLERSIELNPKDATSLHILGYWCFAFAELPWYQRKVAAVIFSTPPTSTFEEALEFFLKAEKVDPNFYSKNLLMLGKTYMAMKDKEKALHWLTRAKEYPIHTLEDKEVHKEAVELLNQL from the exons ATGATGGCTGGGAGGGTTTTAACGCGGTTTGTGAACAGGAGTTTGCTGGAAGTTGCAGTCGGCGCTAAAGGCGAAAGGATCAGGGGGTCGAAGCGCTTTTTCCGGACAAGTGCCAGCTGGATAGTCGGTGCTCTTGGT AGTGGAAGAGCAGCATTCTTGCTGGGGCTCCCTGTACTGTCTGGTCTAAGTTACCAAGCTCTCCGTAAGCTGCAGACTTCAGCCGTGGTCTGCGCTTTAAATAAAG ATGAGGTCCTGGAGCAGGCGGACTACCTGTACAGCTGCGCAGACACAGAGAAGCTctaccagctgctgctgcagtacAAGGACAG CGAGGATGCAGAGTTCCTGTGGAGGCTGGCCCGGGCGTCTCGGGACCTGTCCCTCCTGCCCGACACAGACGCCGGCAGGAAGAAGCAGCTGACATTTGAGGCCTTTGAATATGCAAAGCGGGCTCTGGAGAGAGACGACAAATGTTTTGCTGCACACAAA TGGTACGCCATTTGCCTCAGCGACACCGGGGAATTTGAGGGAGTCAAGGTTAAAATAGGAAATTCATACATCATCCGGGAGCATCTGGAG AGGTCTATTGAGCTCAACCCTAAAGATGCCACATCCTTACACATTCTAGGTTACTG GTGTTTTGCTTTTGCCGAGTTGCCGTGGTATCAGCGCAAAGTGGCCGCTGTAATTTTCTCAACACCGCCTACATCTACGTTTGAAGAG GCTTTGGAGTTCTTCCTAAAGGCCGAGAAAG TCGACCCAAACTTCTACAGTAAAAACCTCCTGATGTTGGGAAAGACCTACATGGCCATGAAAGACAAGGAGAAAGCACTTCACTGGCTAACCAGAGCTAAAGAGTATCCCATTCACACACTGGAAGACAAAGAG gtccacaAAGAGGCAGTGGAGCTCCTGAATCAGCTTTGA